The Leucobacter rhizosphaerae genome includes a region encoding these proteins:
- a CDS encoding ABC transporter substrate-binding protein yields MNRKLTAGLALAAAGVLGLAGCSGSGDDAASEGGSEGQSYSIGVLQLVQHPALDAATEGFQQAFEDAGVEVDWDIQNANGEQATAVTIAQNFSSSDLDMVLAVATPAAQASAQAITNVPVLFTAVTDAVSAELVESNDAPGGNVTGTSDAAPIGDQLDLLAEIVPDAKKIGIVYSSGEVNSEVQVKAAKEAAEERGMEIVESTVTTANDIAQSAESLGDVDAIYVPTDNTVVSGIASLIQVAEAKQIPVIGAESGTVEGGAIATLGIDYTKLGIQTGEMALKILQDGGDPATTPVEFSKEFTYVVNEGAAERMGVTVPEEILAQAELVE; encoded by the coding sequence ATGAACCGAAAGCTCACCGCCGGGCTCGCACTTGCCGCAGCCGGTGTCCTCGGACTCGCGGGCTGCAGCGGAAGCGGCGACGACGCCGCCTCCGAGGGCGGCTCGGAGGGCCAGTCGTACTCCATCGGCGTGCTGCAGCTTGTGCAGCACCCGGCGCTCGATGCCGCGACCGAGGGCTTCCAGCAGGCCTTCGAGGACGCCGGCGTCGAGGTCGACTGGGACATCCAGAACGCGAACGGCGAGCAGGCCACCGCCGTGACCATCGCGCAGAACTTCTCCTCGAGCGACCTCGACATGGTGCTCGCGGTGGCGACGCCGGCGGCGCAGGCCTCCGCGCAGGCGATCACCAACGTGCCGGTCCTCTTCACCGCCGTCACCGACGCGGTCTCCGCGGAGCTGGTGGAGTCGAACGACGCGCCGGGCGGCAACGTGACCGGCACGAGCGACGCGGCGCCGATCGGCGACCAGCTCGATCTGCTCGCCGAGATCGTGCCCGACGCGAAGAAGATCGGCATCGTCTACAGCTCGGGCGAGGTCAACTCCGAGGTGCAGGTGAAGGCCGCGAAGGAGGCCGCCGAGGAGCGCGGCATGGAGATCGTCGAGTCGACGGTGACCACCGCGAACGACATCGCGCAGTCTGCCGAGTCGCTGGGCGATGTCGACGCGATCTACGTTCCGACCGACAACACCGTCGTCTCCGGCATCGCGTCGCTGATCCAGGTCGCCGAGGCGAAGCAGATCCCCGTGATCGGCGCTGAGTCGGGCACGGTCGAGGGCGGCGCCATCGCGACGCTCGGCATCGACTACACCAAGCTCGGGATCCAGACCGGTGAGATGGCGCTCAAGATCCTCCAGGACGGCGGCGATCCCGCGACCACCCCGGTCGAGTTCTCCAAGGAGTTCACCTACGTCGTGAACGAGGGCGCGGCGGAGCGCATGGGCGTCACGGTGCCCGAGGAGATCCTCGCGCAGGCCGAGCTCGTCGAGTAG
- a CDS encoding ABC transporter permease yields MIGALELGLIYGVMALGVYLTFKVLNFPDLTVDGSFTTGAAVAAALITNGHNPVLATLAGGGAGLVAGTITGLLHTKGKIDGLLAGILTMIALWSINLRIMGTAKEGSAVAANLPLLRADTLFTPMRDAGVLGTWVGVLILFLAVMAFKFIIDWFLSTSLGLAIQATGDNGPMIRSFGVSTDRTTILTLALSNGLVALCGAFVAQYQGFADISMGIGLILVGLASVILGQAVFGSRFIWIASFAVVFGAVLYRMIIFFAMKGGLDPNDMKLITAVLVVLALLLPRWGFLKRIPSLRGRGGKVGPKSSGDPGVALTAGVGVVGLTEAEMAAAQDPAAKTGER; encoded by the coding sequence ATGATTGGCGCACTCGAGCTCGGGCTCATCTACGGGGTGATGGCCCTCGGGGTCTACCTCACCTTCAAAGTGCTGAACTTCCCCGACCTGACGGTCGACGGCAGCTTCACGACGGGCGCTGCGGTGGCGGCTGCGCTGATCACCAACGGTCACAACCCCGTCCTCGCCACTCTCGCGGGTGGCGGGGCGGGGCTCGTGGCCGGCACGATTACGGGTCTGCTGCACACGAAGGGCAAGATCGACGGCCTGCTGGCCGGGATCCTGACCATGATCGCGCTGTGGTCGATCAACCTCCGGATCATGGGCACGGCGAAAGAGGGATCCGCGGTCGCCGCGAACCTGCCGCTGCTCCGCGCCGACACGCTCTTCACGCCCATGCGGGACGCCGGGGTGCTCGGCACCTGGGTCGGTGTGCTGATCCTGTTCCTCGCGGTGATGGCGTTCAAGTTCATCATCGACTGGTTCCTGTCGACGAGCCTGGGTCTCGCGATCCAGGCGACGGGTGACAACGGCCCGATGATCCGGAGCTTCGGCGTGAGCACGGACCGCACCACGATCCTGACGCTCGCCCTCTCCAACGGGCTCGTCGCACTCTGCGGTGCGTTCGTCGCCCAGTACCAGGGATTCGCCGACATCAGTATGGGCATCGGCCTGATCCTCGTCGGGCTTGCCTCGGTGATCCTCGGCCAGGCGGTCTTCGGATCCCGGTTCATCTGGATCGCGAGCTTCGCGGTCGTCTTCGGCGCCGTGCTCTACCGCATGATCATCTTCTTCGCCATGAAGGGTGGTCTGGACCCCAACGACATGAAGCTCATCACCGCGGTGCTCGTGGTGCTCGCGCTGCTGCTGCCGCGCTGGGGCTTCCTGAAACGGATCCCGTCGCTCCGCGGACGCGGCGGCAAAGTCGGGCCGAAGTCCTCGGGGGATCCCGGGGTCGCACTCACCGCCGGGGTCGGGGTCGTGGGCCTCACCGAGGCCGAGATGGCCGCGGCGCAGGATCCCGCAGCGAAGACCGGAGAAAGGTAG
- a CDS encoding ABC transporter ATP-binding protein, which produces MLNIDKISKTFFPGTVNERKALVDLDLTLAEGDFVTVIGSNGAGKSTLLNAISGRYTVDSGTIEIDGKRVNRLQEFQRAKYIGRVFQDPMAGTAPNLTIEQNLALALRRGQPRGLGLALTSKQRARFREELATLELGLENRLPAKVGLLSGGQRQALSLLMSGFTHPRILLLDEHTAALDPQRAALVTDLTERIVSQGGLTTLMVTHNMEQALHLGNRLIMMHEGRIVFQASEAEKRELTVPLLLAEFGKIKGALLDDRALLT; this is translated from the coding sequence ATGCTGAACATCGATAAGATCTCCAAGACCTTCTTCCCGGGCACGGTCAATGAGCGCAAGGCGCTCGTCGACCTCGACCTGACACTCGCCGAGGGTGACTTCGTCACCGTGATCGGCTCGAACGGCGCCGGCAAGTCCACGCTGCTCAACGCCATCTCCGGCCGCTACACCGTCGACAGCGGCACGATCGAGATCGACGGCAAGCGCGTCAACCGGCTGCAGGAGTTCCAGCGGGCGAAGTACATTGGCCGGGTCTTCCAGGACCCGATGGCCGGTACCGCGCCGAACCTCACGATCGAGCAGAACCTCGCGCTCGCGCTGCGGCGGGGGCAGCCGCGGGGCCTCGGCCTCGCTCTGACCTCGAAGCAGCGGGCGCGATTCCGCGAGGAGCTGGCGACGCTCGAGCTGGGGCTGGAGAACCGGCTGCCCGCAAAGGTCGGCCTGCTCTCGGGCGGGCAGCGCCAGGCGCTGTCGCTCCTCATGTCGGGGTTCACGCACCCGCGGATCCTGCTGCTCGACGAGCACACCGCCGCGCTCGATCCGCAGCGGGCCGCGCTCGTGACGGATCTGACGGAGCGCATCGTGTCGCAGGGCGGACTCACCACCCTGATGGTCACGCACAACATGGAGCAGGCGCTGCACCTCGGCAACCGGCTCATCATGATGCACGAGGGCCGGATCGTCTTCCAGGCCTCCGAAGCGGAGAAGCGCGAGCTCACGGTGCCCCTGCTGCTCGCGGAGTTCGGCAAGATCAAGGGTGCGCTGCTCGACGACCGGGCGCTGCTCACGTAG
- a CDS encoding Lrp/AsnC family transcriptional regulator yields MELDDIDRRIIATLEADARVSMTTLAEEVHVSRASAHARFKRLIESGIIRGFTVQTDPVLAGRHTSAYVTISAEQTEWQELRDRLTEIPEIRHIALIGGEFDVIALVRARDNPDLRRVVLGEIQSIPAVRGTRTQLIFDDFETAGR; encoded by the coding sequence ATGGAGTTGGACGACATCGATCGTCGCATCATCGCGACACTCGAGGCGGATGCGCGGGTCTCGATGACCACCTTGGCCGAGGAGGTCCACGTGTCGCGGGCCAGCGCGCACGCGCGCTTCAAACGCCTGATCGAGTCCGGCATCATCCGGGGGTTCACCGTGCAGACGGATCCGGTGCTCGCCGGCCGGCACACCTCCGCCTACGTCACGATTTCGGCGGAGCAGACGGAGTGGCAGGAGCTGCGGGATCGGCTCACCGAGATCCCCGAGATCCGGCACATCGCGCTCATCGGTGGGGAGTTCGACGTCATCGCGCTCGTGCGGGCGCGCGACAACCCCGACCTCCGACGCGTCGTGCTCGGTGAGATCCAGTCGATCCCGGCCGTGCGCGGCACCCGGACCCAGCTCATCTTCGACGACTTCGAGACCGCGGGGCGGTGA
- a CDS encoding tyrosine-protein phosphatase, producing the protein MPNLSSRILVTHNARGLGGLATADGHTVAEGVLFRSDSLSALTADGLAALAELGIGTIVDLRTDGERARAADVLPEDGSITLVTLPVLGGAMDEMVRRILPADGAQAALDPDQLAALLDQVPTLEQLYQGILSSSAAQFAELARAVIAAADTDRPGVIFHCTAGKDRTGLAAAILLSVAGVPHDTIVADYTQTEVNLAGPFAEALTGLITGFGLPLTPKLAELATKSPASAIEAALRWIAEQHGDAGAYLRSGGLSAEELTALTRILRAAP; encoded by the coding sequence ATGCCGAATCTGAGTTCTCGCATTCTCGTCACGCACAATGCTCGGGGTCTGGGCGGCCTCGCAACGGCCGACGGGCACACCGTCGCGGAGGGGGTGCTGTTCCGCTCGGACTCGCTCTCCGCGCTCACCGCTGACGGACTCGCGGCACTCGCGGAGCTCGGGATCGGCACGATCGTGGACCTCCGCACCGACGGGGAACGGGCGCGCGCGGCCGACGTGCTGCCGGAGGACGGCAGTATCACCCTCGTCACGCTGCCGGTGCTCGGCGGCGCGATGGACGAGATGGTGCGGCGGATCCTGCCCGCCGACGGGGCGCAGGCCGCGCTGGATCCGGATCAGCTCGCAGCCCTGCTCGATCAGGTGCCGACCCTCGAGCAGCTCTACCAGGGCATCCTCTCGAGCAGCGCGGCCCAGTTCGCGGAGCTCGCGCGTGCGGTGATCGCCGCGGCGGACACGGATCGGCCCGGGGTCATCTTCCACTGCACCGCGGGGAAGGATCGTACCGGGCTCGCCGCGGCGATCCTGCTCTCGGTTGCGGGAGTGCCCCACGACACGATCGTCGCGGACTACACGCAGACCGAGGTGAACCTCGCCGGCCCGTTCGCCGAGGCGCTCACCGGGCTCATCACCGGCTTCGGGCTGCCGCTCACCCCGAAGCTCGCCGAGCTCGCGACGAAATCTCCCGCATCGGCCATCGAGGCCGCACTGAGGTGGATCGCCGAGCAGCACGGCGACGCGGGGGCGTACCTGCGGTCGGGCGGCC